Genomic DNA from Candidatus Koribacter versatilis Ellin345:
ACCACGGCGCGCTACGTTGCATGAGCAGTTCGAAGACATCGCGATGACCGAAGTCTAGCGCGATCATATGCGGGGTCTTGGTCATCCCAAAACCGTAAAAGTAAATCATCCCTCCGGACTTCAGATCGCGCTTCGGAAGGTGCTTCTCGTTCACGATCACTCGCACGGTGTCCGGATCGTTGTTCAGGATTTCTTCAACAAGCGTGCGATCGCCAATCGCGGAGGCCATCAGAATGTCAGTCTCGGCGCCCTTCGAAATCAGGAGGCGAACGATGTCGTGCCGATCGGATTTCGGCGAATTCCTGTAACGGCCGAAACCAGCCATGTACTGCGCAGCAGTGGATTCATGGTCAATGTCGCGAACATCAACCTTGGCTCCATGTTCCAACAGCAGCTCTGCGATCTCGACAGTCGCCGCGAAATGCAATGCCAATTGCCCATCACCGCCACGCGCATGGACGAGTTGCGGATCGCGCGCCAGCATAGCGCGAACCTCATCGACCTTTCCAAGTCGCGCGGCGGAGTGGATGTCGAGGGTTGCGCCGCGCGAGATCAAGTATTCCGCCAACTCTGAACCGCAGAAATCAAGGACGCCGAAGCTCCCTGCCCACCATCGCGAGCGCTCGTTGATGTTCGCTCCGGCCGCTAGCAACACATCCACCACTTCACGACTCTCCCGCTCGGCCGCTGCCACAATTGGGGGGATATCGAAGCTGTAGTGGGTCAGCGGCTCGTTGATCTGCTTCGTTAGCGACGGATGGCGTTCTAGTACCGAGCGCACGAGTTTCGCGTCGTTCGCCCTGATTGCGGCCGTCAACGCCAGGCCCGCATCCTCCGAATTCGACTCGACGTGCAACTTTAGCTTCGGCCAGCTTTCAAAGCCGTACTCGCGCGCGATCACGTGCAGTGCATCGGCTAATTTCGGCGCCGACGAGGCCACGCTGACCTCCGTGAATCGCGCCATGGCGCTTGGTTCCGACGACTGTGCTTCCTGCAGCAGCGTGCGGGCTTGTTTTTTCAGATGTTCTAGGTTTGGGCGCGCGGGAAGTTCCCGTGGTGACATGACTCACTCCTTCTATGTGGCCCGCGATCCGCTTCGCCGGGCAAGGAGAGAGTTGGATTGGATACAGCTTAGCTGCAAAGGTGGGATAGTCCCTTTCCGCGGATGGGCTGCACCCTTCGTGTGCGACAAAAGACTAGCACATCTCCCTACGATATACGGCCGTTCGACCCGCAGTTCGTCCCTCGAAACAAAACTCCGATAGGCCGAATCGAAAGTTTTCATCGCATGTTGAAACGATTGTGAATCCTCGATGATTTACCGCGAATCTCATTCACAAACGCGGTCCGCCACTTGACGCGGCCCCGAAGTTTCTGTATCAAAGAACACCATGAGCTCGCAGAGCCAGTTGTGTCGAATGATGGGCAACCCCTGCATCTGTTGTTGCGGGAAGACACATACTGGCGCGAGGGAGATCATGGTCTAGCAAAAGCTTAACCATTCAAGTTTCCGAGAAACCCACCGCCAGTTAACCCTGGTGGTGGGTTTTTCATTTTTGGAGTCTTTATGCCGGAAGTAGCGCAAGAAACGAAAGCACAGCGCGTCGAGCGCCTGAAGCGCGAGAAGAACGCCTGGGAGCGCATCGACGAAATCCGCACGTTCGCGCGCGAAGGCTGGGACTCCATCCCTCCCGAATGGCTCGGCACCTACTTCCGCTCGTGGGGCGTTTACACGCAGGGTGACGGCGTTGGCGCCGTCGGTGGCAAAGGCGGCGAAGGCCGTGCGGTTCCCTTCTTCATGGTGCGCATCCGCATTCCAAATGGCATTCTGACGACTTCGCAGCTGCGCGTAATTGCCGATGTTTCTCGTCGCTACGCGCGCGGAATAGCCGACATCACGGTGCGACAGAATGTGCAGTTGCACTGGGTGAAGATCGAGGACCTCCCCGATCTCCTCGCCGCACTGGAAAACGCCGGACTTACAACTCTTGGTGCCTGCGGCGACGTAACCCGCAATATCACAGGATGCCCGCTCGCCGGCGTGGATGGTGACGAGATCTTCGACGCCTCGCCGATAGCGCTCGAACTCAATCGCCTCTTCGTTGGCAACGCCGAGTTCTATAACTTGCCGCGCAAATTCAAGATTTCCATCACAGGTTGCCGCCATTGGTGCACCTATCCCGAAATCAACGACGTTGGCCTGACTGCAGTGATTCGCCGTCGAAACGGCGTCGAGGAGAAGGGCTTCTCTATCCGCGTAGGTGGCGGGCTCTCCACGCAGCCGTTCCTCGGAGTCCGACTGAACGCCTTTGTCCCTTACGACAAAGCGGTGGTCACGGCGCGCACCATCGCTGAGATCTTCCGCGATCAAACGGTGCTCCGCGAATCACGCGAGCAGGCGCGACTAAAATTCCTTTTCCTGAAACACGGCTGGAGCGCAGACGCCATGCTCGCCGAAGTCGAGCGTCGCCTGTCCTTTCACTTTGATCCTGCCGAACCGGAAGATCTCGTTGGAGATGAGTTCCGCGACCACATCGGAATTCACCCGCAACGTCAGCCCGGCTTGAGCTACGTCGGTGCCTCGGTGCTGCGCGGACGCACCGGTGCCGATCAACTGTCCGCCGTTGCCGATCTCGCCGACCGCTATGGCAACGGCGAAATCCGCACCACGACCATGCAGAACCTGATCTTCGTGAACGTACCAAGCGCACAGACCGGAAGGCTCGCGGCAGAACTTGAAGCACTAGGTCTGCAGGTCGAACCGAGTCCGTTCTGGCGTGGCGCGGTCGCCTGTACCGGCACCGAGTTCTGCAAGCTTGCGATCACGGAGACAAAGTCATTCACGCGCTGGCTCGTGGATGAACTCGAAGAACGCGCCCCTGAATTCACTGAACCGCTTCGGATCAACGTCACCGGATGCCCCAACAGTTGCGGCCAGCATTGGATCTCCGATCTTGGCCTCGAAGGCAAGAAGCTAAAAGTCAACGGCGTCATGCAGGACGCCTACTACTTCTGCGTCGGCGGCGCGGTGGGGCTGCACCAGGCAATCGCACGTCCGGTGGGTTATCGCTGTCTAGCAACCGACGTTCCCGATGCCATCGCGAGGCTCCTTTCGCGTTATCTCGACGACAAACACGAAGCCAAAAGTCTGCGCGAGTTTCTTGGTCGCCACACGATAGACGATATTCGCGGCTTCCTCGCCGGCACTTCGATCACGGGCGTCCCCCGCGACGTTGCCGCCGGTCCGGTGCCGCATGGAGTGGAAGGCTAATATGGTGCTCTTCCCTGCGTTTCTCAAATTACAAGGACGCCCGCTGCTCATTGTCGGCGGTGGCGCGATCGCCGAACAGAAGCTCGACGGAATGATCGAGGCCGAAGCCCTCATTACGCTGGTGGCGCCGCAAATCACGCCCGCCATTCGCGAGATCGCGCGCGCCGGCTCCATTCAATGGATAGCCCGTGAGTTTCGCCGCTCCGATCTCAATCGCACGTTCCTCGTGATCGCCGCAACCGGCAATCCGAGGGTCAATGAAGAGATCTTTCGTGAAGCCGACCGGCGCAACATTCTCTGCAACGCCGTGGATGAACCCGAGCGTTGCCACTTCTATTACGGATCAGTTGTCCGTCGTGGCGATCTGCAAATCGCTATTTCGACCAACGGTAAAAGCCCGGCGCTCGCGCAACGGCTACGAAAAGAGTTCGAAACTCTGATCGACGGCACCTACGCAGAATGGCTGGAGTGGCTGGGACGCGTTCGCACTCTCTACATCAATCGGCGCGTGCAGCGCGAACAGCGGGTTCGCGCCCTGCATCATCTCGCATCGAGACCCGTCTTTGAACGCTACCGCCAACGCGAGGTCAGCCATCATGGGTAAGGTCTACCTCGTCGGCGCGGGTCCTGGCGATCCAGAGCTGCTGACGGTCAAAGCAGTACGACTTCTCGCGAACGCGGATGTCGTGCTACACGACGCACTCGTTTCCCCTGCGATTCTGGCACTCGTCAATCCGAAAGCGACGGTTTTCGATATCGGGAAGCGTTGCGGCGCCAAGCTGCTGACGCAAGCGGAGATCAACGCACTACTCATTGCCTACGTGCAAACGTCAGGAACTGTTATTCGCCTTAAGGGTGGCGATCCATCCATCTTCGGCCGCTCCGGCGAAGAACTCTCAGCGCTCAACGAAGCGGGCGTCGAGTTCGAAATCGTGCCCGGCATCACTACTGCCATTGCCGCTGCAGCCTCAGCTCAGATTTCTCTGACCGATCGCCGCTACGCCTCTGCTATCACGCTCATGACGGCTCACCGCGGGCGCGACGAAGACGCCGTCGAGTGGGACCGCCTCGTCACGTCAGGAGCAACGATCGTGATCTACATGCCGGGCAAGGACTATCGCGACATCAGTGTGCAACTACAGCGCGCCGGCCTCGCTTCCGACACACCCTGCGTTGTGGTTTCCCACGCATCGCAGCAAGATGAGCAAAAACTCTACACATCCCTCGATGCGCTATCCCGCGCGACCGCTTTGCCCGCGCCATCGCTGCTCATTGTGGGCCGTTGCGCCAGCGCCCTGGAACGCGTCGAACCGCAATTCTTATCCCTTGGGACCCATCGCATCAACGGATTTGAAAAGGAGATTTTCTGATGTCTGAACCAGCCAAGAAGTCTTTCCGCCTCTCCCTCGACTCATGGGCCGTTGCCACAGCCTTCCTGCTCGCTGCGCTGGTTCGCACCGGCGTACTGAAGCACGTGCCCTGGTAACGAAGGAGAATTTCATGTCGGCATCCGTCGCACTTCCCCGAGTCACCACTCTCACTCCGCTCACTCGCGTGCTCCGTCTCGTGCCGGGCGTGGCGCTGCTTGCCGCTATTGGCTGGGCCGGCAAAGTGATTGAGCAATCCACCAACCGTTACGTTAAGGCGCACCACATCGTCTTCCCAAACATCGAGTACGTACTCTGGGCGATCGTGATTGGCTTGGTCATCTCGAACCTGCTGAGCGTTCCCAAGGTATTCCAACCCGGCATCGCAACCTACGAGTTCTTTCTGAAAGCCGGTATCGTACTGCTAGGCGCGCGGTTCCTGGTTGGCGACATCGTCAAACTCGGAGGCATTAGCCTTGCCCTCGTGGTCGTCGAAATCGCCGGATCGCTCGCGTTGATGACATTCCTCGGGCGTCTGTTCAAGCTAAAGCCGAAACTCACCAACCTCCTCGCCGTGGGGTCGGCAGTCTGCGGAGTCTCCGCAATTATCGCCACCAAGGGCGCGATTGATGCCGACGATGAAGACTCCTCGTTCGCAATCGCGGCGATCCTCGCGCTAGGCGCAATCTCGCTGATCGCCTTCCCGCTCATCGGCCACTCACTTCACCTCAGCGATCACGCCTACGGCCTATGGGCCGGCCTCGCCGTGGACAATACCGCCGAAGCGAGCGCCGCAGGCGCGCTCTTCTCCGATACGGCCGGCAAGCTCGCCATCTTGGCGAAGACCTGTCGCAATGCGATGATCGGCTTCGTCGTGCTCGCCTACGCCATTTACTGGGCACGCAAAGGCCAGGCCGAGGGAGTCGCAAACAAGGGTCGATTCCTCTGGGAGAAGTTTCCGAAATTCGTGCTCGGCTTCCTCGTCATCTCGGCCCTGGTCAGCTTCCAGGTATTCAACAAAGAACAGGTCGGCGCGCTCGCGAACCTCTCGCGTTGGGCGTTCCTGCTCACTTTCGCCGGAGTGGGATTGCAGACCAACTTCCGTCGCATGTCGAAGCAGGGTCTGCGTCCATTCGTCGTGGGAACTCTGGGAGAAATCCTGATCGCCGTTCTCACACTGGGCCTGGTCGTCGGCGCGAACGCAATCTGGAAGTTATAGCTGAGCGAATATTTGCTCAGGATGCCCCATCCCTATCGGACGAATGCGCGATTGGGTGGGGATTTCCCCCTCTCCTCAGGCGCCGCTGCATTCCTTCACATTTCACACCTTGCGGTGCTAGCATCGGCGCGACATGAAACGACTGTCCATCGCCGCAGTTTTACTCTTTGCTTCTTTCTCGATAGCCCAGACAGACCATCCCATCGTTCTCCACGCCGCGCGCCTGCTCGACGTTAAATCCGGCAAACTGATCAAGCCCGGAGAAGTTCTCGTTGAAGGCGATCGCATCGCGGAGGTTGGCACTTCTGTCGCGCGCCCCAAAGGGGTGGAGGTCATCGATCTCGGTGATCGCACGCTCGTGCCCGGCCTGATTGATGCGCACATCCATCTTTTCCTGCATCCCGGGGCGGAAGATCTTCAGACAGTGCAAGAATCAGTACCCCAGCGCACCATCACTGCAACGGTGGCTGCGCGCGAAGACCTCATGGCCGGCTTCACCGCCGAGCGCGACATGGGCTCGGAAGGTGCCGGATCGGCCGACAGCGCCGTCCGCAATGCCATCGATAGCGGCCAAGTCCCTGGCCCGCGCTTGCGTGTGAGCGGCAACGCCATCAGCATTCTCAGCGGCCACGAAGACGCCCTCGGCTACAACCCCGCTCAGAAAGTGATCCCCAACTCCGATCAGGCAAACTCCGCTGACGAATTAGTTGCAGTCGAGCGCGCACAGTTCAAAGAAGGCGCAGACTTCATCAAGATCTATCAAACCGGTCACGATGAAGTAGTGAACGGCCGCTTCACCTCACCGTTCCAATACACCGAGCCGCAACTCGAAGCCGCGGTTAAGGAAGCCGCGCGTGTCGGACGCAAAGTTGCCGTCCACGCCACTGCCGAACCCGGCGAACTCTACGCAGCCCAGGCTGGGGTCGCCTCGATCGATCACGCGAATGTCCTCGGCGACGAGACCATCCGCTTGATGAAGGAGAAGCAGATCTTCGCGGTGCCGACGTTCACCATCTTCGAATATTTCGCAGGCCATGCCGCTTCACCTGCGGCCGAGAAGCGTGAACGCGACATGCTAGCGATCAAACTCGCTGACTTCAAGCGGCAGGTCGCCGCCGGAGTGCCGTTTGCGGTCGGTTCCGATGTCGGCCCATTCCCGCATGGCACGCAGGCGCGTGAATATACCTTGATGGTGAAGAATGGAATGACCCCAGCTGCCGTCTTGCAAGCGGGTCTCATCAACGGCGCAAAGCTGCTGGGCTGGGAAGGCCAGATCGGCTCGTTAGAGAAAGGCTATTTCGCCGACATCGTCG
This window encodes:
- a CDS encoding ankyrin repeat domain-containing protein is translated as MSPRELPARPNLEHLKKQARTLLQEAQSSEPSAMARFTEVSVASSAPKLADALHVIAREYGFESWPKLKLHVESNSEDAGLALTAAIRANDAKLVRSVLERHPSLTKQINEPLTHYSFDIPPIVAAAERESREVVDVLLAAGANINERSRWWAGSFGVLDFCGSELAEYLISRGATLDIHSAARLGKVDEVRAMLARDPQLVHARGGDGQLALHFAATVEIAELLLEHGAKVDVRDIDHESTAAQYMAGFGRYRNSPKSDRHDIVRLLISKGAETDILMASAIGDRTLVEEILNNDPDTVRVIVNEKHLPKRDLKSGGMIYFYGFGMTKTPHMIALDFGHRDVFELLMQRSAPWLRLSQAAEAEEESLVRELVQKHPAMMAKLTPNAARRIVGPAVRGNTRAVELLLECGWPANATLDNNQTALHYAAWHGNLAMLRMLLSHGAPVNVFETQHGGSPMGWALHGSENSWLRDKGDYPGVVRALFAAGATLPQPQGPWAATEEVMDVLREHELSEEPPQT
- a CDS encoding nitrite/sulfite reductase, giving the protein MPEVAQETKAQRVERLKREKNAWERIDEIRTFAREGWDSIPPEWLGTYFRSWGVYTQGDGVGAVGGKGGEGRAVPFFMVRIRIPNGILTTSQLRVIADVSRRYARGIADITVRQNVQLHWVKIEDLPDLLAALENAGLTTLGACGDVTRNITGCPLAGVDGDEIFDASPIALELNRLFVGNAEFYNLPRKFKISITGCRHWCTYPEINDVGLTAVIRRRNGVEEKGFSIRVGGGLSTQPFLGVRLNAFVPYDKAVVTARTIAEIFRDQTVLRESREQARLKFLFLKHGWSADAMLAEVERRLSFHFDPAEPEDLVGDEFRDHIGIHPQRQPGLSYVGASVLRGRTGADQLSAVADLADRYGNGEIRTTTMQNLIFVNVPSAQTGRLAAELEALGLQVEPSPFWRGAVACTGTEFCKLAITETKSFTRWLVDELEERAPEFTEPLRINVTGCPNSCGQHWISDLGLEGKKLKVNGVMQDAYYFCVGGAVGLHQAIARPVGYRCLATDVPDAIARLLSRYLDDKHEAKSLREFLGRHTIDDIRGFLAGTSITGVPRDVAAGPVPHGVEG
- a CDS encoding precorrin-2 dehydrogenase/sirohydrochlorin ferrochelatase family protein, with the translated sequence MVLFPAFLKLQGRPLLIVGGGAIAEQKLDGMIEAEALITLVAPQITPAIREIARAGSIQWIAREFRRSDLNRTFLVIAATGNPRVNEEIFREADRRNILCNAVDEPERCHFYYGSVVRRGDLQIAISTNGKSPALAQRLRKEFETLIDGTYAEWLEWLGRVRTLYINRRVQREQRVRALHHLASRPVFERYRQREVSHHG
- the cobA gene encoding uroporphyrinogen-III C-methyltransferase; this encodes MGKVYLVGAGPGDPELLTVKAVRLLANADVVLHDALVSPAILALVNPKATVFDIGKRCGAKLLTQAEINALLIAYVQTSGTVIRLKGGDPSIFGRSGEELSALNEAGVEFEIVPGITTAIAAAASAQISLTDRRYASAITLMTAHRGRDEDAVEWDRLVTSGATIVIYMPGKDYRDISVQLQRAGLASDTPCVVVSHASQQDEQKLYTSLDALSRATALPAPSLLIVGRCASALERVEPQFLSLGTHRINGFEKEIF
- a CDS encoding YeiH family protein, with product MSASVALPRVTTLTPLTRVLRLVPGVALLAAIGWAGKVIEQSTNRYVKAHHIVFPNIEYVLWAIVIGLVISNLLSVPKVFQPGIATYEFFLKAGIVLLGARFLVGDIVKLGGISLALVVVEIAGSLALMTFLGRLFKLKPKLTNLLAVGSAVCGVSAIIATKGAIDADDEDSSFAIAAILALGAISLIAFPLIGHSLHLSDHAYGLWAGLAVDNTAEASAAGALFSDTAGKLAILAKTCRNAMIGFVVLAYAIYWARKGQAEGVANKGRFLWEKFPKFVLGFLVISALVSFQVFNKEQVGALANLSRWAFLLTFAGVGLQTNFRRMSKQGLRPFVVGTLGEILIAVLTLGLVVGANAIWKL
- a CDS encoding metal-dependent hydrolase family protein; its protein translation is MKRLSIAAVLLFASFSIAQTDHPIVLHAARLLDVKSGKLIKPGEVLVEGDRIAEVGTSVARPKGVEVIDLGDRTLVPGLIDAHIHLFLHPGAEDLQTVQESVPQRTITATVAAREDLMAGFTAERDMGSEGAGSADSAVRNAIDSGQVPGPRLRVSGNAISILSGHEDALGYNPAQKVIPNSDQANSADELVAVERAQFKEGADFIKIYQTGHDEVVNGRFTSPFQYTEPQLEAAVKEAARVGRKVAVHATAEPGELYAAQAGVASIDHANVLGDETIRLMKEKQIFAVPTFTIFEYFAGHAASPAAEKRERDMLAIKLADFKRQVAAGVPFAVGSDVGPFPHGTQAREYTLMVKNGMTPAAVLQAGLINGAKLLGWEGQIGSLEKGYFADIVAVPGDPLSDISVLEHVAFVMKAGVVYKK